GCGAGTCTCATGCGTGTCCTTTCGAGGGCAGGGAACGCCGTGTGCGACGGGGGGAGGCCGCCGCGCCGCGCCCGGCGGGCGAACCGGTTCGCCCGATCGCCCGCCTCAGCGGAGCGGGGACCTCGCGGCCCGCGGGCAGGCCGTCGAGGCCGCCGGCCGCGCGGGTCGAGCTGGCGCCGACGAAGTTGCCGAGCCGGAGGCAGGCCGACGGCGCGAGGCCGCGCAGCCAGGCTGCGAGGAATCCGCCGTTGAAGGCATCGCCGGCGCCGGTCGTGTCGACGGGCTTCACGCGCGGCGCCGGAACGTGCAGGTCGGTCCGCTGCGAGAGCCAGCGGCTGCCGCGCGCGCCGAGCTTGACGATGATGGCCCGCTCGAAGGACCGCCAGGCGTCGAGCGCTGCCGGCAGCGTGTGGCGCTGCGCGTAGAGGCGCGCCTCCCGCTCGTTCACGAAGACGAAGTCGAGCGCGCGCAGGAGCGGGATGAACCCCCGGTCGCGCACCAGGCCTTCGTTCCAGCCGAAATCCCACGAGGTGGTCACACCGCGCAGGCGCAACTCGCCGACTGCACGCTCCCACCGAGCGCAATCGTGCGGGTAGAGGGCGAAATGGGCGTGTCGCGTCTCGAGACGCGGCAACGCGTCGAGCAGGCGCCCCTCGAGCTGGTCGTTGATGCCGTTGAAGGTGACGAAGCTGCGGTCGGCCCGCGTCGACAGGGCTGCCGTGATGGCATGAGGCTCGCCCGCCCGGCGGAAGTTGGCCACGCCGACGTCCTCCGCCGCGAGGCGGGCCGCGGCGTCGTCGCCGAGGCCGCTCCACACGCCGCACGCGAGACCCAGGCGCGAGGCGGCGACCGCCGTGATGACCGCGCCACCACCGACCGTGCGGACGAACGCACTGGTCTTGACTTCCTCGCCCGGTCGGGGGAGGCAGTCGAGCCCCAGGAACACGAGGTCTTCGAAGGCCTCGCCCAGCGTCACCAGCTCCGGCGCGGACACGCGGCGTACCATACCACAGGGGGCGAGTTCCCGATAGGCTAAGCGCTTCGCTGGATCGAACGCGTCATGCGGAGGCGCCCTCCAGCCCGGGCCGCCGGGCCACGCTCACCGCCCGGGCCCGTCGTCGGATTGCACGGGCCCCGGCCGGCCCATATACTCGCCGGTCATGGGCTCGTCGAACCCCGGTCCGTGGGACGTCATCGGCATCGGCGCGAACTCCGTCGACTTCGTGAACCTGCTGCCCGCCTACCCGCAGCCGCAGGGAACGCTCGCCAAGATGCGCATCAGCCGGCAGGCGATCTTCTGCGGCGGGCAGATGGCGACCGCGCTCGCGACCTGCGCACGGCTCGGCCTCCGGGCGAAGTACATCGGCGTCACCGGCACCGACGAGAACGGCCGGCGCGTGCGGCGCGAACTCGCCGGTCGCGACGTCGACATGGCCGACGCGGTGATCCGCGACGTGCCCAACCAGTTCGCCGTCATCCTCGTCGACGAGGTGTCGGGAGAGCGGATCGTGCTGTGGGACCGCGACGAGCGGCTGGCGCTCCGCGAGCGCGAGGTCGCACCCGACACGGTGGCGGCGACCAGGCTCCTTCACGTCGACGACGTCGACCAGGAGGCGGCGATCCGGGCCGCGACGATC
Above is a genomic segment from Acidobacteriota bacterium containing:
- a CDS encoding carbohydrate kinase family protein, which translates into the protein MSAPELVTLGEAFEDLVFLGLDCLPRPGEEVKTSAFVRTVGGGAVITAVAASRLGLACGVWSGLGDDAAARLAAEDVGVANFRRAGEPHAITAALSTRADRSFVTFNGINDQLEGRLLDALPRLETRHAHFALYPHDCARWERAVGELRLRGVTTSWDFGWNEGLVRDRGFIPLLRALDFVFVNEREARLYAQRHTLPAALDAWRSFERAIIVKLGARGSRWLSQRTDLHVPAPRVKPVDTTGAGDAFNGGFLAAWLRGLAPSACLRLGNFVGASSTRAAGGLDGLPAGREVPAPLRRAIGRTGSPAGRGAAASPRRTRRSLPSKGHA